In Cherax quadricarinatus isolate ZL_2023a chromosome 61, ASM3850222v1, whole genome shotgun sequence, a single window of DNA contains:
- the LOC128699268 gene encoding pro-resilin-like — MATQSRAHPEVYEPVYKPEPLPYYYNYDVYDDYKGAKYGHSEKSDGKAVSGSYTVDLPDGRKQRVDYTADHYKGYVAKVSYYGKAQHPKHYGPAVTFRHKGYGDGYHG, encoded by the exons atggcaacaCAGAGTCGAGCTCACCCAGAAGTTTATGAACCAGTCTACAAGCCC GAGCCGCTgccctactactacaactacgatGTATATGACGACTACAAGGGCGCCAAGTACGGTCACAGTGAGAAGTCAGACGGTAAAGCTGTGTCCGGCTCCTACACCGTAGACCTCCCTGACGGTCGTAAACAAAGG GTGGACTACACAGCTGACCATTATAAGGGATACGTCGCCAAGGTCAGTTACTACGGCAAGGCTCAGCACCCTAAACACTACGGCCCCGCCGTTACTTTCAGACATAAAGGCTATGGCGATGGATACCATGGATAA